The following DNA comes from Plasmodium vivax chromosome 11, whole genome shotgun sequence.
TGAAGATAAAGTATAACGAAGAGCTCCTCGATTGGGTAAAATGGATAGAGCTGGGGAGACGTGACAACCCAGCGAAATAGGCCCACGTACCGATAAAGGagaagagagagaaaaaaaacacccaaaTTAATAGCTTGCACCCCTTTGCAACTGCTTCATtgccattttcccccctttaacCGTTCAGCAAAAATCCGGAAACGCAGACGCAGGAGACAGGTTAGCACAAGAGGAAAAGAGatcattttgctcttcttttCACCACCTCGTTATTGGGCCTACATACGCAAAACCGCCTCACTGTAGGGCGAATATGATGCATTATAAGGAgatcttttttatttttttttttttctttcatttcgcATGCCTCCCCACGTACACACCGCAGCGGCATAATTAGCACGTCCAAATTCCCTGTTGTTAAAATTCAGACAATTATGCACCTAAACAGTAACGTCAGGAAGGtacgaaaaaggaagcagccTCGAAAGGGAGTGCGTCTTCCCAAGCAAAGGACGCTTGTGGCAGCCCCCGAATGTTAGCAAAATGCTATTCACATGGCGGTAACCCTTTTGtgccttctccttttttcagATAAACAATGAAGCCATTAATGTTTTCCAAAAGGCCATGGTTAGACCGAATAGCGCAAAAGggcagataaaaaaaatcattaacATATTTCTGCACGTGCAGAGGCACCTCTCACCATGTGAGTATTTCCCCCCTACATTCTCCCCCACCGTGAATGCTGCATAATGCCCCAACAGATCATGTTCCTAATTGAGCTGGTGAACAAAACCATTGAATTTAAGAATGAGAAGAACACGTCCAAATTTATCACGTCCCTCGACATAAGTTAAAAACGAATGagcttccttttcgcttcgTTTGTAGAACGACGTTTgattgccatttttgcaatccCACGGATGAGTGGGTTGTGCGGCTGTGTACACTTCGCGCTCTTGGGAGGCCTGCAAAAAAACCCACCCAACTGTTGCACACCCACTTAACCGCTGCACCCCCCTTCAGTATGGTgtataaaaagggaaggcatAAAGTATAAATTCCTCGAAGGTCCTAAAAGAAATCACAATTCCGCACCCCCGAATTGTTAAAACGTTTAAAagcgtatgtatatgtgtatgtatgtatgccgTTACgctacactttttttttttttcccccccctgcaacGCTTACAGATTGCCTTTACCTACTGAAGGATCAAAGCATAAACACATTCTTCgttgaggaggaagaaaacgaCGGTAATGGTTTAACCAGACAAAAGCGCAAAATTTACTCGTAtgcattttgcacatttagCGCATTTTTTAAGGAACAACGGGAGGGGGGTACACAACGAGAATGATCGCGCCAAAAGGCAGGCTGCTTGCCCTGACGCAAAAGTGGCTCTTCCTCCCTTGTTCTTTTTAACCCCCAAGCGGAGTTCACTCTTATGCCTACCGAAATGTACgcctcaattttttaacattgcGCCCTGCGATATGACtcctttttgcccctttcaAAGAATCCCTATTTGACCTCTGCAATGAAgacaaaaaggaatacaACTACGACGTTGAGGAAAAGAAACTCAGCAAGATGAAACGAAGGGGCCAGGGAAACAGGGCCAGGGAAAAGGCAACAGAAAATAGAAACATATATGCTGACATAACGACGTATTTTAAGAAGGCCTGACGGGAGGGCGCGGTAAACGGAGGAGGTAAAACGGAAGAGGCAAAACAACGGAAATAAAACGGAGGAGGTTAATCTGGGGGGCGCACTTTATGGGGCCCACTTGGTGCAGTCCTCTCCCTACAGGTCACTGCACCCAATTCACTTTGcaatttgcacaa
Coding sequences within:
- a CDS encoding hypothetical protein, conserved (encoded by transcript PVX_114930A), which produces MDRKKPKIPPSSYLLFCNSERENVKQLLLEKSENKATIRITDIQKELSSKWKSLSEEERKVYEEQAQLLKIKYNEELLDWQKSGNADAGDSGIISTSKFPVVKIQTIMHLNSNVRKINNEAINVFQKAMIMFLIELVNKTIEFKNEKNTSKFITSLDINCLYLLKDQSINTFFVEEEENDESLFDLCNEDKKEYNYDVEEKKLSKMKRRGQGNRAREKATENRNIYADITTYFKKA